A DNA window from Dendrosporobacter quercicolus contains the following coding sequences:
- a CDS encoding ABC transporter substrate-binding protein, whose protein sequence is MRKRSYLWIIAALTGVLMLTLAGCSADKQSSSQGQEKVLKFITVWPANTMDPHRCHTSFILNSGTTETLIGLDPKTTELYPWLAESWKSDDGQHWEFKIRKGVKFHNGKDVTPEAVKASLERSIAVNPGIKAALKIASIEVAGDVLNIVTELPYPALPSELVHYNAVIIDVTAPEDKPPIGTGAFMFASFDISKEAQLVKFPQYWNGQAKLDKVIMTANDDANARMLALQSGDADVIYRPAIETLPTLRNNDKLVVESMPGKRVYHLIYNYSGQNHDLWANEEFRKGIDALINRQEIVDKVMGKEAIVAYNPFPGNYPFTPELKPHVYSVDEALKHFQAAGLTVQNGKVLRNGQPIKLRMATYIARPELPQIAQIVQSSAKQVGIEMEIHVAENIDEFLPQGNWDLVTYSLLTTTRGDGSFFLNAAFSPKGMQNHGRLHVPELVALIDQYNQIIDKEERNVKAKAIATMIEDRAYNAYIASPYETAAYRKNVKGWVTPSNEFEFQMVTKDLDIVSQ, encoded by the coding sequence ATGAGAAAACGTTCTTATCTATGGATTATTGCCGCATTGACCGGCGTTTTGATGCTGACGCTTGCCGGCTGCTCTGCCGATAAGCAGAGCAGCAGTCAGGGCCAGGAGAAGGTGCTTAAATTTATTACTGTCTGGCCGGCGAATACAATGGATCCGCATCGCTGCCACACCAGTTTTATTCTGAATTCAGGGACCACGGAAACGCTGATCGGCCTTGATCCCAAAACAACCGAACTGTATCCCTGGCTGGCTGAAAGCTGGAAATCCGACGACGGACAGCACTGGGAATTTAAGATCCGTAAAGGCGTTAAATTCCACAACGGCAAGGATGTTACGCCTGAGGCCGTAAAGGCCAGTCTGGAACGTTCCATTGCCGTTAACCCGGGGATAAAGGCTGCGCTGAAGATTGCTTCGATTGAGGTTGCCGGCGATGTTCTAAACATTGTCACGGAACTGCCTTACCCGGCGCTGCCTTCGGAACTGGTTCACTATAATGCGGTCATCATTGACGTTACCGCGCCGGAGGATAAACCGCCAATTGGCACAGGCGCGTTTATGTTTGCCTCCTTTGATATTTCCAAAGAGGCTCAACTGGTGAAATTCCCGCAGTACTGGAACGGCCAGGCCAAGCTTGACAAGGTAATCATGACTGCAAATGACGATGCCAATGCCCGTATGCTGGCGCTGCAGTCGGGGGATGCCGATGTTATTTACCGCCCGGCGATAGAGACTTTGCCCACACTGCGTAACAATGACAAACTGGTAGTGGAAAGTATGCCCGGCAAGCGCGTATATCACTTGATTTATAATTATTCCGGGCAAAATCACGATTTGTGGGCCAATGAAGAGTTCCGTAAAGGGATAGATGCCCTGATCAACCGTCAGGAAATCGTGGACAAGGTTATGGGGAAAGAGGCGATTGTCGCTTATAATCCGTTCCCCGGAAACTATCCTTTTACGCCGGAGCTAAAACCACACGTATATAGCGTGGATGAGGCCCTGAAGCATTTTCAGGCCGCCGGTCTGACCGTGCAGAACGGCAAAGTGCTGAGAAACGGCCAGCCGATCAAATTGCGGATGGCGACTTACATTGCCCGGCCGGAATTGCCTCAGATTGCCCAGATTGTTCAGTCGTCAGCCAAGCAGGTCGGCATTGAAATGGAAATTCATGTAGCGGAAAATATCGACGAGTTTTTACCGCAGGGCAACTGGGATTTGGTCACCTATTCCCTACTGACCACTACCCGGGGCGACGGCTCTTTCTTCCTGAATGCCGCGTTTTCGCCGAAAGGCATGCAAAATCATGGCCGGCTGCATGTACCTGAACTGGTTGCTCTGATTGATCAGTATAATCAGATAATTGATAAAGAAGAGCGCAATGTAAAGGCTAAGGCGATTGCAACCATGATTGAGGATCGGGCTTATAACGCCTATATCGCTTCGCCCTATGAAACTGCCGCTTACCGGAAAAACGTGAAAGGCTGGGTGACTCCGTCCAATGAATTCGAATTCCAAATGGTTACCAAAGATTTGGATATCGTTTCGCAATAA